Proteins encoded within one genomic window of Triticum aestivum cultivar Chinese Spring chromosome 2D, IWGSC CS RefSeq v2.1, whole genome shotgun sequence:
- the LOC123053413 gene encoding ferric reduction oxidase 7, chloroplastic → MTQEREPLLKQNGAAGNAAAGAKGSPAVLPSLARSVLKFLMWAVFLTWAAGIFFYPTAPVQTAFRKWADITSTEGLIAGLTGTVFLFFSGPILLIAALAYVYIFAFPGDHVQKKKLRSLSFRLWTFPVLVDGPLGVVSAVEFIGIVLFVVYIVFSMTYYVVDSVSFISKAHLPPTTRSELLLALIGLRFGSVGLFCMIFLFLPVSRGSVLLRLIDIPFEHATRYHVWLGHLTMALFTLHGLCYVISYSLLGRLIEELTQWKEVGIANLAGVISLMAGLLMWVTSLHPVRKRFFELFFYTHQLYVVFVVFLVLHVGDFVFSISAGAVFLFMLDRYLRFWQSRAKVDIVSAACRPCGTVELVFSKPPSLRYNALSFIFVQVRELSFLQWHPFSVSSSPMDGRYHMSILIKVLGTWTDTLKRIITDVQEQKSRSDSESDQSQTGRITASIEGPYGHESPYHLMYENLILVAGGIGISPFLAILSDIIHRVEQGMPCAPRNVLVLWSVKKTSELSLLLAVDAQSISSSVCDKLHLDIQAFVTQETDPPLEDGIVGDDQKAPGIFVKNGAAMSGLVGTGDNFWAAMYFAVSTLGSVLAFVLVQLYYVKRFNVYAWWHLGLLLLLCMAAGIVLPGGLVVLLWHLSEKRRMQDDRWDVDARATADAEQTTNAAGGADASAASLAALRTTRYGCRPKFHAEFAAFAERGGGAAVDIGVLVCGPSGLQASVARECRSQNLRRGGAVFHFNSHSFDL, encoded by the exons ATGACCCAAGAACGGGAGCCGCTCCTGAAGCAGAACGGGGCCGCCGGCAATGCCGCCGCCGGGGCGAAGGGCTCGCCGGCCGTGCTGCCGTCCCTGGCCAGGTCCGTGCTCAAGTTCCTCATGTGGGCGGTGTTCCTCACCTGGGCCGCGGGAATCTTCTTCTACCCCACCGCGCCCGTGCAGACGGCGTTCCGCAAGTGGGCGGACATCACCAGCACGGAGGGCCTGATCGCCGGCCTCACCG GGACCGTTTTTCTTTTCTTCAGCGGGCCCATTCTGCTAATTGCAGCTCTGGCATATGTCTACATCTTCGCCTTCCCGGGTGATCACGTCCA AAAGAAGAAGCTGAGGTCACTGAGTTTCCGTCTCTGGACTTTTCCGGTTCTTGTTGATGGTCCCCTCGGTGTTGTCTCCGCTGTTGAGTTTATCGGGATCGTCTTGTTCGTCGTCTATATTGTCTTCTCGATGACCTATTATGTTGTAGACAGTGTGAGCTTCATCTCCAAAGCGCACTTGCCCCCAACTACTCGCAG TGAGTTGTTATTGGCTCTCATAGGCCTCCGTTTCGGATCAGTTGGCTTGTTTTGCATGATCTTCCTGTTCCTGCCTGTCTCAAGGGGTTCAGTTCTTCTCCGGCTTATCGACATTCCATTTGAGCATGCTACTAGATACCATGTCTGGTTGGGGCATCTCACAATGGCTCTTTTTACACTGCATGGCTTGTGCTATGTGATCTCGTATTCCCTCCTGGGGCGCCTAATAGAAGAA CTGACCCAATGGAAAGAAGTCGGAATAGCAAACTTAGCCGGCGTGATCAGCTTGATGGCTGGTCTACTGATGTGGGTGACATCGCTTCACCCGGTACGGAAGAGGTTCTTCGAGCTCTTCTTCTACACCCACCAGCTCTACGTGGTCTTCGTGGTGTTCTTGGTACTCCACGTCGGCGACTTCGTCTTCAGCATCTCGGCCGGCGccgtcttcctcttcatgctcgACCGCTACCTGAGGTTCTGGCAATCCAGGGCCAAGGTCGACATCGTTTCTGCGGCCTGCCGACCATGCGGAACGGTGGAGCTAGTCTTCTCAAAGCCACCAA GTCTTCGGTACAATGCTCTCAGTTTCATCTTTGTTCAAGTGCGTGAGCTGTCGTTCTTGCAGTGGCACCCGTTCAGTGTGTCCTCCAGCCCCATGGATGGGAGGTACCACATGTCCATCCTCATAAAAGTTCTTGGCACATGGACTGACACGCTGAAGCGCATCATCACCGATGTCCAAGAGCAGAAGAGCAGGAGCGACTCTGAATCTGATCAGTCGCAAACTGGTCGTATTACCGCCTCGATCGAAGGGCCGTATGGGCACGAATCACCCTACCACCTGAT GTATGAGAATCTCATCCTGGTGGCAGGAGGCATTGGCATTTCGCCATTCTTGGCGATTTTAAGCGACATAATCCACAGGGTCGAGCAAGGTATGCCGTGCGCACCCAGGAATGTACTGGTTCTATGGTCAGTTAAGAAGACCTCGGAGCTATCTCTCCTGTTGGCCGTCGATGCTCAGTCCATCAGCTCATCCGTCTGTGACAAGTTGCATCTGGACATCCAAGCCTTTGTGACGCAGGAAACCGATCCTCCATTG GAAGATGGCATTGTTGGGGATGACCAGAAGGCCCCTGGCATATTCGTCAAGAACGGGGCGGCCATGTCCGGGCTGGTGGGCACCGGGGACAACTTCTGGGCGGCCATGTACTTCGCGGTGTCCACCCTGGGCTCCGTCCTGGCGTTCGTGCTGGTGCAGCTGTACTACGTGAAGCGCTTCAACGTGTACGCCTGGTGGCACCTGGGCCTCCTGCTCCTGCTGTGCATGGCAGCCGGCATCGTGCTCCCCGGCGGCCTCGTCGTCCTCCTCTGGCACCTCTCGGAGAAGCGGAGGATGCAGGACGACAGGTGGGACGTCGACGCCCGTGCCACGGCGGACGCCGAACAGACAACGAACGCTGCTGGTGGAGCCGACGCCTCCGCGGCCAGCCTCGCCGCCCTGCGGACGACGCGGTACGGGTGCCGGCCAAAGTTCCATG CGGAATTCGCGGCGTTCGCGGAGCGGGGCGGGGGCGCGGCGGTCGATATCGGCGTGCTGGTGTGCGGGCCGTCGGGGCTGCAGGCCAGCGTGGCCAGGGAGTGCAGGTCGCAGAACCTTCGCCGCGGCGGCGCCGTCTTCCATTTCAACAGCCACAGCTTCGACCTCTAG